The genomic DNA AGAAGGGTGGACAGTGCCGAAGTGCATGGGTCTGAACTGCACCGAGTCGTACAGGGACGACTGGATGTCATGCAGCACATGTGCACCGGAGTAGAGCAGAAGGACGGCGGGAGGTCATCCCGCCACTCATTTGTTTTCTCAGATGCTCAGAGTTGTTTTTCTGAGCTTCTCAGAGCAGGATGTTATCTGAATGCTGGTGGCTGCCCTGCTGGCCCCTTCCTTTTGCGAGCAGCTTCTCCCTGTGGAGGTACATCGCAGCCCTGTTCGCGTACTGCCTGTTCGTCGAGATCACCCGCTCCCTGAGCTCCGGCGTAACCTTTCTGATCTCTCTCGCTGGCACACCAGCCCACAGCGTCTCAGGCGGCACCTTCGTGCCCTCGAGCACAAGAGCGCCCGCAGCAACTATTGCGCCACTGCCCACAACAGATCCGCTGAGAACGGTGGCGCCTATGCCCACCATCGCCCAATCCTCTATATGAGAGGCATGCACAGTGACCCTGTGGCCGAGCGTGACGTGATCCCCTATGATACATGGCGTGTCCGGCTCCACGTGCAGCACCGAGCAGTCCTGGATGTTGCTCTTCTCCCCGACCTCTATGTAGGACTCATCTCCTCTGAGAACGCATCCATACCATACAGAACTTTCCCGCTTCAGAACAACCCGTCCGATAAGAACAGCGCCGGGGCTCACCCATGCGGTCTCATCCACAACCGGCTCGCACCACAGCGCCTCCCAGTCAGATCTCTCAGAGGGATACGGCAGATCGGGCGGTTCAGGCACTGAGGCTGCAGGCCATATGCTTTTTTCGCTCATGATGAAACAGGATAAAATGGATCCGAGATATCATTTGCGATCTGCAGCAGTGGTTTGCAGCAAACGTGTGGCTCAGGCTTATGGACAGGATCGGGATGGCAGCGCGTCCTGCGAGGCGCGAAGGGGCCACTGGCAGTGGATGTGATCATCAGGAGATTTCAGGCGGCGTGTTTCATCTTGAGCTGCGATGTTTTGTCTATTCTCTTCAGAAGGTATGCGGTCGCAGCGCCTCCCGCGATCGTAAGGAACCAGAGCTGTATCAGTCTGGAGAGTATTGTCGCAGCGACAGCGTAGCTGGTGGGAACCCCGATGGCGCTGAAGAGCGTTATCATCACTATGTCGACAAGCCCGATGCCGCCGGGAAGCACCAGAGGAAGCATCTGGATGAATATCATCACAGCGTAGACCGCGAATATCGCCCACATCGATACTTCGATACCCATCGACTTGAACGTGACAAACGCGACCAGATTCATGCAGAACCAGGCTGCGAACGCCCATGCTGAGCTCACAATGATCGTCCACCTGTGCTCCGTGAAGCCATTCATTGCAGAGTGGAATCTCCGGACTATGCCGATGCACAGGTTTCTGTCCACCCTGCGATTGAACACCTTCTCGATGAACTCGATCAGCCTCGATATGATCCCTTCAAGCCAGCCGCTCGAGAAGCATATGCCTACGAATATCGCATTGATGCCGAAGAGAACAAATGCGATTCCCGAGCACGTCGCGATCGCCCACGCTGGCGCGTTCGTCTCGAACACTAGGTAGACCATGCCGATCGCGATTCCAAAAAAGAACGGCACGGCAGTGATTATGCGCGTCGCGGCGACCGTTGCCGAGGACCGATCAATCCCAGGAGACGCAAGCTTCTCCAGGAAGTATATCCTTGCGGTCTCGCCTGAGAAGCTCCCAGATGGTATGAGATTGTTGAGGAATATGCAGGATAGGTACATCAGAAACGCATCCGAGACCGACATACTGCAATCAAATTTGATGGCAACACGCCTCCAGGCGAGGCCGTCGAAGAGCACGCCGAGGAGCGCCAGGATGAATCCGAGAGAGAAGATGCGGAGATCCACGGATCTCATGCTATCCGCTATCTCTGAGAAGCCGACATGGTAGAGGTACGTGAGATACAGCGATGTGCCGACCACCACCAGGGCGATCGACTTTCTCGCGTTCGGCGTGGGAAGCTCTATCCCATCTCGATACACACTGAATGGAACGATCTGAAGATAAAAATAGCTTATCGTCGTGAGGGCCTGCCAGCTCGATGAAGGTGAATGCTGCCGGTAAAAATATTGAGGGGGCACCGAAGAGAGGCGTTCCCGGTGAAAGGCGATCAGATGGAGAGCAGAGGAGTGTTCGTCCTCAGCGCACTCTCCGCATCCCTTAGAAGATCTTGCATGCCTTCCATCTGCCGGTATCTCCTAACAAGAACCTCTGCGAGGCTACCGTTATCGATGCGCTCTTTGATCAGCGGGAGATATGCCATCTCATCAGGAGACGCGTGCCTTTCCGCCTCTATGTAAAGCCTCTGGAGCTCGGGTTTCATCTCTGATGTGCCTCTCCTGATGGCGAGATACATCATCTCCCTCAGACTCTCTTCATCATCCTCCAGGGAGATATCGCTTCGCAGAAGTGCATTTAGGAAAGCGGTCACACCCATATCAGATCTTATGCACTCCTGCTCATCTATGGCTTTGACCTCAAGACATCTTCTTTTAAACCTGACGATAATCCCCCTGGAGTTCACCCACTCCCTGCAGAGCAGATCTGCGCCTCTTTCCTGGAGTTTCCTGTATATCACTCTGTTTATTATAACATAATCCCTGATGCTTCTGATTCTCTCAGGTATCACATCATGGCATATCTCCGGGATCTCCCGCTGGTTCTCCATGTAGAAAAGAAGCCTGTTATCCATGTATCCTGTGAATCTGCCCTCAACAAACGGGGATGCTGCAGATATCGCTATCAGGTAGGGCAGCAGGGCTCTCAGCCTGTTGAACATCTCCACCAGCATATCGCTTCCGGCGTATGAGATGTTAATCTGTAGAGCCTGAATGTTCAGCCAGCCGTGCTGTTTTATGTTGAAGAGCCTGTCATAGATGTGGTAGTACTCGGCCTCGTCATGCTCCCAGAAGGTAGTCTGGTCCAGTGTTAGAAGGGGATGCATCCCCAGCCCGAGGAATCTGTACTCCCCGAAGCAGCTGTAAAGCCTCCTGACTCCACCATAAAGCAAAGCCTCCAGCTCCTGAAGGCTCTCAGCCGGTGGCGGAACCAGCTCCAGGACGTGCTTCTGGAGCTCCTTTGAAAGGCGTAGAGCGCCAAAATCTATCTCGTGCTCGACCCTCCCACTCAATCTTTTTATGAGCAAATCTGAGATTGGGAGGGGATTGAAGCAGAGGTCGTTTATGGAGTACTCATGCTCTGTGCCTATCATATGAGATCTCCATGACCTTGAACGTCTCAGGCTCCTCTATTTTAAGAACAGCTGCGAGTTCATCCTCTCTCATATTCTCAATCAGATCGAGGATCTTCTCAACCGCCAGCTTTAGCTGTCTCTCGTACGCCTCTCGATCTCTGAGAAGATAACCTGCGAGGGGGCATATGCTCTCCCTCTTGAGGTAGATCTCCACCCTTCCGTCCATCATATCGAAGGTGAAGGGACCTGCTGAACACGTCTCAGGCTTGAGATGATGCAGCCTGCACCTTCCATTCTCCAGGAGCACGCATGACCCGTCATCCCTCGCCCTGAGCCTCTTGTAGCCAGCGTGTTCGATATCATCAGGGCGTAGACCTGCGGAGATCAGAATCTCCGCACGCTTCTCCGTAAGAGGCGGCCTTGCATCGATGCAGCAGATGCCACCGCATGAGCTGCAGATGTTGCTGAATACATCAGAATCTACATCAGAATCCACTTCGGTCACCTCATCTCTCGAAGTCGATCCTGTATGCCAGAGGTTCCTCGGATCCGAGCACGTTCTGGGTGGATGGGTCGAACCTCGCATCTCTCATGTAGCTCTGCAGCCCTGATGGCATGTAGCTGAGCGTGTCCGCATACTGATCGCCGTTTATGAGGTATGATATTATCCTCCTGTATATCTCAGGGTAGCAGACATCCTCACCGCCATCGAGCGATGGGTTGTCGTTGACCTCTATGACGTAGAGACGGCCGTTGCTCTCCTTGATGTCCACTCCGTACAGCCCCTTGCCTATGGCCTTTCCCGCCTCAATCCCCAGATCTATGATCTCCGACGGCACATCCTCCGGCGGAACGCTCTCCACCCCACAGTAAACGAGATGACCGTTCACAGATGCCTGGATCTTGAAGGTCTGGGCTGGGATGACATATCTGCATGCGTAGAGGAACTCTCCATTGAGCACGCCAATCCTCCAGTCGAAGCTGCTCGGCACGTACTCCTGCACCACGATCCAGTCCGAGAGCCTGAGGAACCGCTTCGCTATCCTCATGAACTCCTGGACGTTCGACGCCTTCTCGACCCTTGCCGAGAACGATGTCGAAGGTTCCTTTAACACCAGCGGCGTGCCGAGCCTCTCGAAGAGCGCCCTGGCGTACTCCGGCGCTATCTCCCTCTTGCTCGGGAAGACCGTCCTGGGTATGGGCAGCTTCTTCTTCATCAGGTGGAGGTACATGTTGATCTTGTCGGAGCATATCTGGATCGATGCTGGATCGTCTATTACAGGGATCCCGTAAAGGCTCGCGATTCTAGATGCGACATACGTCGCATTCATCGGATCCGTGTTGGCTCTTATGAACAGAGCATCGAGCTTCGGAATCCTGTTTATGTCCACCGGGAATATGAACTCCGCAGTGTGTCCCATGCTCTCGGCAGCATCTCTGCACTTTATGAGCGCGGTGAGCTGCTCTGAGCTGCTAAGCGTTTGTCTGTTGACGAATATTCCCAACCTGCTCAACTGCTCACCCTCTTCTCAAGGATGCTCTTCATCAGATCCCTCTCCTTTTCGGAGAGCTGGGAGTACATCACAGGTGCAAGTGATGACAAACGATATCCTCCAAGATCTCTGACGAGC from Methanothrix thermoacetophila PT includes the following:
- a CDS encoding gamma carbonic anhydrase family protein: MSEKSIWPAASVPEPPDLPYPSERSDWEALWCEPVVDETAWVSPGAVLIGRVVLKRESSVWYGCVLRGDESYIEVGEKSNIQDCSVLHVEPDTPCIIGDHVTLGHRVTVHASHIEDWAMVGIGATVLSGSVVGSGAIVAAGALVLEGTKVPPETLWAGVPAREIRKVTPELRERVISTNRQYANRAAMYLHREKLLAKGRGQQGSHQHSDNILL
- a CDS encoding lysylphosphatidylglycerol synthase transmembrane domain-containing protein produces the protein MYRDGIELPTPNARKSIALVVVGTSLYLTYLYHVGFSEIADSMRSVDLRIFSLGFILALLGVLFDGLAWRRVAIKFDCSMSVSDAFLMYLSCIFLNNLIPSGSFSGETARIYFLEKLASPGIDRSSATVAATRIITAVPFFFGIAIGMVYLVFETNAPAWAIATCSGIAFVLFGINAIFVGICFSSGWLEGIISRLIEFIEKVFNRRVDRNLCIGIVRRFHSAMNGFTEHRWTIIVSSAWAFAAWFCMNLVAFVTFKSMGIEVSMWAIFAVYAVMIFIQMLPLVLPGGIGLVDIVMITLFSAIGVPTSYAVAATILSRLIQLWFLTIAGGAATAYLLKRIDKTSQLKMKHAA
- a CDS encoding glutamate-cysteine ligase family protein yields the protein MIGTEHEYSINDLCFNPLPISDLLIKRLSGRVEHEIDFGALRLSKELQKHVLELVPPPAESLQELEALLYGGVRRLYSCFGEYRFLGLGMHPLLTLDQTTFWEHDEAEYYHIYDRLFNIKQHGWLNIQALQINISYAGSDMLVEMFNRLRALLPYLIAISAASPFVEGRFTGYMDNRLLFYMENQREIPEICHDVIPERIRSIRDYVIINRVIYRKLQERGADLLCREWVNSRGIIVRFKRRCLEVKAIDEQECIRSDMGVTAFLNALLRSDISLEDDEESLREMMYLAIRRGTSEMKPELQRLYIEAERHASPDEMAYLPLIKERIDNGSLAEVLVRRYRQMEGMQDLLRDAESALRTNTPLLSI
- a CDS encoding YkgJ family cysteine cluster protein, giving the protein MTEVDSDVDSDVFSNICSSCGGICCIDARPPLTEKRAEILISAGLRPDDIEHAGYKRLRARDDGSCVLLENGRCRLHHLKPETCSAGPFTFDMMDGRVEIYLKRESICPLAGYLLRDREAYERQLKLAVEKILDLIENMREDELAAVLKIEEPETFKVMEISYDRHRA
- a CDS encoding ATP-grasp domain-containing protein; amino-acid sequence: MSRLGIFVNRQTLSSSEQLTALIKCRDAAESMGHTAEFIFPVDINRIPKLDALFIRANTDPMNATYVASRIASLYGIPVIDDPASIQICSDKINMYLHLMKKKLPIPRTVFPSKREIAPEYARALFERLGTPLVLKEPSTSFSARVEKASNVQEFMRIAKRFLRLSDWIVVQEYVPSSFDWRIGVLNGEFLYACRYVIPAQTFKIQASVNGHLVYCGVESVPPEDVPSEIIDLGIEAGKAIGKGLYGVDIKESNGRLYVIEVNDNPSLDGGEDVCYPEIYRRIISYLINGDQYADTLSYMPSGLQSYMRDARFDPSTQNVLGSEEPLAYRIDFER